The genomic window GGGGCGTTGTCGGCACGGCGCTCGAGCGCGGCCTGCTTCTTCTCGGCCTCTTCGGCGTCGATGCGCCGGAAGACGATGTGCTGCTGCGCGTAGGTCCAGATATTGTTCGACACCCAGTACAGGAGGATGGCGATCATCAGGAACGGTCCACCGACGAGCACGCCGAGGGGGAACACCCACAGGGCGAGCTTGTTCATGATCGCGGACTGCGGGTTGGCGGCAGCGGCAGCGCTCTGACGGGCCACCGAGGCACGCGAGTTGAAGTGGGTCGCAACGGACGCGAGGACCATCAGCGGGATCGCGACCAATGCGATGTTCAGCGTCGACGGCACACCACCGAACGGCGCGAACGACTCCAACACACTCTGCGGCGAGGTGATGGCCGCGGAGATCGGGGCGCCGAACAGTCGGGCACTCAGGAACGACTGCACGTCCTCGGGACTGAACGCGTAGTTACCGATCGACGCATTCTGCTCGGCGGTCAGACCGAGCTGGCCCATGCCGGTGCCGGTACGGTTGAACGACCGCAGCACGTGGAACAGGCCGATGAACACCGGTGCCTGCAGCAGCACCGGGAGGCAACCCATCAGCGGGTTGAAGCCGTGCTCCTTCTGCAGCTTCTGCATCTCCAACGCCATCCGCTGGCGGTCCTTGGAGTACTTCTTCTGCAGGGCCTTGATCTGCGGTTGCAGTTCCTGCATCTGCCGCGTCGTCCGCACCTGCTTGACGAACGGCTTGTAGAGGATGGCACGCAGCGTGAACACCAGGAACATGACGGCCAGCGCCCACGCGAAGCCGTTGTCCGGTCCCAGCACGGCGCCGAACACCTTGTGCCAGACCCACAGGATCCAGGACACCGGATAGTAAATGAAGTCGAGCACGGCTCTGAGTACTCCTCTGTTCGTCCAGGTTCACCACCGCGGTGGTGTCGGCAAAGTTCAGGGCGAGCGGTGGGTGTCAGTCCCGGCTCACATGGTGGTGGTGGCGTCGGCCCCGCCGTTCGGGGACCGGATCCCATCCTCCAGGGTGCCAGGGTGCGCACTTGACCAACCGCACCACGGTCAGTGCCGATCCGACGACGAAGCCGCGGGTGCGCAGTGCCTCGACCGCATACTCGCTACACGTCGGCGTGAACCGGCACGTGGGCATCCGCATCGGGGACACGTAGGTGCGGTACAGCTCGATCAGGAAGATCAGGACGCGGGCGGGGAGGGACCGCAGCATCCGCAGCACCGTCAGGGAAGTGGCCACGAACGACGACGAGCGCGGACCGGGATCGGTCCGCGCCACGTCGTGTTCGGTACTCATACGGAGTCGCCTTCACCAGGGAGCAGATCCAGCTTCTTCAGCACGGATCGCACCTGCCTGTC from Prescottella sp. R16 includes these protein-coding regions:
- the yidC gene encoding membrane protein insertase YidC; this translates as MLDFIYYPVSWILWVWHKVFGAVLGPDNGFAWALAVMFLVFTLRAILYKPFVKQVRTTRQMQELQPQIKALQKKYSKDRQRMALEMQKLQKEHGFNPLMGCLPVLLQAPVFIGLFHVLRSFNRTGTGMGQLGLTAEQNASIGNYAFSPEDVQSFLSARLFGAPISAAITSPQSVLESFAPFGGVPSTLNIALVAIPLMVLASVATHFNSRASVARQSAAAAANPQSAIMNKLALWVFPLGVLVGGPFLMIAILLYWVSNNIWTYAQQHIVFRRIDAEEAEKKQAALERRADNAPKPGARPKLDKKKGAAPAATDAATEPVQDESTASEVGDEPSGGAAPRPSKPKPRPAANRPKSNKRKRR
- the yidD gene encoding membrane protein insertion efficiency factor YidD, producing MLRSLPARVLIFLIELYRTYVSPMRMPTCRFTPTCSEYAVEALRTRGFVVGSALTVVRLVKCAPWHPGGWDPVPERRGRRHHHHVSRD